Proteins from one Paenibacillus amylolyticus genomic window:
- a CDS encoding sensor histidine kinase, with amino-acid sequence MPMRFLQYGLIIVPAVLYMLMLPLENEAVYTLYIIIALGLSVWKDFTRASTQQWLLLLAEILWSCWLIASYGPILLFLALSVLYVYIYRLDGSRRWLMLAIQLISSNVALGWYYSVSQAPQPASTTVNITTTTLFSIETIAMVLGNLLLLITAALSWQGSRTASSRGQLEQVYDELRNKHYELQETRAQLLLFTKQLEGAAQAEERIRISRQLHDDIGHRLIRTKMMSEAALLTLPINTEQGTEMVRQIRDQLANSMDDMRSTLHKLQPDSYASETYDLKRLLEEVGRDTGVKTTYEVHGPSHALYPSIQIVLFKNAKEAMTNALRHGNASSITVELVFGDQEVCMSVKNDGIINPLSSKGSGMGQEGMHLRTQMVGGTLEIQSAYPYTVITRIPITNQMDIL; translated from the coding sequence ATGCCGATGCGGTTTCTGCAATATGGATTAATTATCGTTCCAGCCGTGCTGTACATGTTGATGCTGCCCTTGGAAAACGAAGCCGTCTACACCCTGTATATCATTATCGCGCTTGGACTCTCCGTGTGGAAAGATTTCACTCGTGCAAGTACACAGCAGTGGCTGTTGCTTCTGGCCGAAATACTCTGGAGCTGTTGGCTAATTGCTTCGTATGGACCAATCCTGCTATTCCTCGCTTTATCCGTGCTCTACGTGTACATATACAGACTCGATGGAAGCCGGAGGTGGTTGATGTTAGCAATTCAGCTGATCTCAAGCAATGTCGCTCTGGGATGGTATTATTCGGTGTCACAGGCACCGCAGCCAGCGTCAACCACAGTAAATATAACCACCACTACATTATTCTCCATAGAGACAATAGCGATGGTACTTGGCAACCTGCTTCTGCTCATCACAGCGGCTCTGTCCTGGCAGGGATCAAGAACGGCGAGCAGCCGCGGACAACTGGAACAAGTCTATGATGAGCTCCGCAATAAACATTATGAGCTACAGGAAACGCGTGCACAGCTCCTGTTATTTACAAAGCAACTTGAAGGAGCAGCACAGGCAGAGGAACGTATCCGAATCTCAAGACAGCTTCATGATGATATCGGGCATCGACTGATTCGTACCAAAATGATGTCGGAAGCCGCTCTCCTGACCCTCCCTATTAATACGGAACAAGGAACGGAAATGGTGAGACAGATTCGTGATCAATTGGCCAACAGTATGGATGATATGCGCAGCACCCTGCACAAACTGCAACCTGATTCTTATGCCTCCGAAACTTACGACCTGAAACGTCTCCTGGAGGAAGTGGGCAGAGATACCGGCGTGAAGACAACTTATGAAGTTCATGGACCATCTCATGCGCTCTACCCAAGCATTCAGATTGTTTTGTTCAAAAATGCCAAAGAAGCCATGACCAATGCCCTGCGACACGGAAATGCTTCTTCCATCACAGTAGAGTTGGTATTCGGGGATCAGGAAGTCTGTATGAGTGTAAAGAATGATGGAATAATTAATCCCCTTTCGTCTAAGGGAAGTGGTATGGGACAGGAAGGCATGCATCTGCGAACACAAATGGTGGGAGGAACCTTGGAGATTCAATCAGCTTATCCATATACAGTGATTACACGCATTCCAATAACGAACCAGATGGATATACTCTGA
- a CDS encoding response regulator transcription factor produces the protein MSERNDVNNKHESAQPPLIQLILADDDYFIRESLKVLLGLDSGISVTGTASNGREALALLEAGTPADVVLMDIRMPECDGVEGTGLIKVRFPEIQVLMLTTFDDDEYIIQALQNGASGYLLKNVPPERIIQGIKTVHHGDMLIHPDIARKLAGLLRPAAIPPTQHSIESYGLTRMELAVAEAISEGLSNKEIAAKLFLSEGTVKNYVTDILGKLSLRDRTQIAIFMLKK, from the coding sequence ATGTCCGAACGGAATGATGTGAACAACAAGCATGAGTCAGCCCAACCCCCACTTATTCAGCTGATTCTCGCTGACGATGACTATTTCATTCGCGAGAGCCTTAAAGTGTTGCTGGGACTGGACTCCGGTATTAGCGTCACAGGCACGGCCTCAAATGGACGGGAGGCCTTGGCATTACTTGAAGCAGGCACCCCTGCGGATGTGGTGTTGATGGATATTCGGATGCCGGAATGTGACGGAGTCGAAGGCACTGGGCTGATCAAGGTACGTTTTCCCGAAATCCAGGTGCTCATGCTGACTACGTTTGACGACGATGAGTATATAATTCAGGCATTACAGAATGGAGCCAGCGGTTATTTGCTCAAAAACGTACCACCTGAGCGGATCATTCAAGGCATCAAGACCGTGCATCATGGCGATATGTTAATTCATCCGGATATTGCCCGCAAATTGGCAGGCCTGCTTCGTCCTGCCGCGATTCCCCCGACACAGCATTCAATCGAATCCTATGGGCTGACTCGTATGGAGCTGGCGGTTGCTGAGGCCATATCGGAGGGTTTATCCAATAAAGAAATTGCCGCCAAATTGTTCCTCAGTGAAGGTACGGTCAAAAACTATGTCACGGATATTCTCGGCAAACTGAGCTTGCGTGATCGGACGCAAATCGCCATCTTTATGTTAAAAAAATAA
- a CDS encoding ABC transporter permease codes for MFAGKIAGNSLLAFLQATTIILMTYWFYGVDWGTHPWYIVLTCVGITLASMTLGVIVALVCKSTASASAALQGIIVAMTFISGGFMPIPIDFVQRISEFTVNHWALQSFLRMMLDAPVGEIAYSILMLGVVCAVLLAISGLIYRKAGYRYE; via the coding sequence ATTTTCGCTGGTAAAATTGCAGGCAATAGTCTGCTCGCGTTCTTGCAAGCAACAACGATTATCCTTATGACGTATTGGTTCTACGGTGTGGATTGGGGAACGCATCCTTGGTATATTGTGCTGACTTGTGTAGGAATTACATTGGCGTCCATGACTCTAGGCGTGATCGTGGCATTGGTATGCAAAAGTACGGCATCGGCCAGTGCTGCCCTTCAAGGTATCATCGTTGCCATGACATTCATCAGTGGTGGGTTCATGCCCATTCCAATTGATTTTGTACAACGGATTAGCGAATTCACGGTTAACCACTGGGCGCTCCAGAGTTTTCTGAGAATGATGCTGGATGCACCTGTAGGCGAGATTGCATATAGCATTCTGATGCTGGGCGTGGTATGTGCTGTATTACTGGCCATCTCAGGATTAATCTATAGAAAGGCAGGATACCGGTATGAATAG
- a CDS encoding ABC transporter ATP-binding protein encodes MGILEVHHVVKRYGSKLSVDHLNLSVGKGEIFGLLGPNGAGKSTTISMIAGLLNMDQGEIRLDGISVKEQPLEVKRKIGLVPQDLALYETMTAAENVTFFARLYGLRGKLLKERVQESLEFVGLQDKAKDAPSTFSGGMKRRLNIACAITHRPDLIIMDEPTVGIDPQSRNHILESVRTLNKMGSTIIYTSHYMEEVAAISHRVAIMDQGRIIACGTEAELRERVASEEKVVLSTSGIGPGVVEELKLHPRVRSVDVSENTLTITLPSAQQDLQDLLFICSKHEITIQSLKVEEPDLETLFLNLTGRTLRD; translated from the coding sequence ATGGGTATACTTGAAGTGCATCATGTAGTGAAGCGATACGGCAGTAAGCTGTCCGTGGATCATTTGAACCTTAGTGTTGGCAAAGGCGAAATTTTTGGATTGCTCGGTCCCAACGGAGCAGGGAAAAGTACCACCATCAGCATGATTGCAGGACTCCTGAATATGGATCAGGGTGAGATCAGATTAGATGGAATATCGGTCAAAGAGCAACCGCTTGAAGTGAAGCGCAAGATTGGACTGGTTCCGCAAGATCTGGCTTTATACGAAACGATGACGGCTGCGGAGAATGTGACTTTTTTTGCCCGGCTGTATGGATTGCGTGGGAAATTGCTGAAGGAAAGAGTGCAGGAGTCCCTTGAGTTTGTAGGGTTACAGGATAAAGCCAAGGATGCCCCCTCGACCTTCTCCGGAGGTATGAAACGCAGGTTGAACATCGCATGTGCGATTACACATCGCCCGGATCTCATTATTATGGATGAACCGACAGTAGGCATTGATCCGCAATCGCGGAACCATATTCTCGAATCGGTACGCACACTTAACAAAATGGGTTCAACGATTATCTATACAAGTCACTACATGGAGGAAGTGGCGGCGATTAGTCACCGGGTTGCGATTATGGATCAGGGGCGAATCATTGCCTGTGGAACTGAAGCAGAGCTGAGAGAACGAGTAGCATCGGAGGAAAAAGTAGTGCTCTCCACTTCCGGTATTGGTCCGGGCGTCGTGGAAGAATTGAAACTTCACCCTCGCGTGCGATCGGTAGACGTTTCAGAGAATACGCTGACCATTACGCTGCCTTCGGCACAGCAGGATCTCCAGGATCTGCTCTTCATTTGCAGCAAACATGAAATTACCATTCAGTCACTTAAGGTCGAAGAGCCTGATCTGGAAACATTGTTCCTCAATCTAACCGGGCGTACGCTGCGAGACTAG
- a CDS encoding ABC transporter permease, which translates to MNIWHICIFELRRILKIRSVVLNLFILPLLLIFILGTALSSTMGTADDVIPDNIRVGVIHLSTESGGGSNPVNQALDTFVNSPAVAEMIKVQNLKTEEEAVHLLRTDKLDFAVMIPADFEQKVMMGKEARLQWIRGKDNTLNTLGETLFTRFTDEWNRQMAMTKVLGPEVIAATAFSSESGAASTTSITVTNPGKTGTTYSASQYYAASMLAMFMLYSGMTTSTSLFGERDNRTLIRLQAAR; encoded by the coding sequence ATGAATATATGGCATATTTGCATCTTTGAATTAAGACGTATTCTTAAGATTCGATCTGTGGTATTGAACCTGTTCATCCTGCCGTTGTTACTGATCTTTATATTGGGCACGGCACTTTCCAGTACAATGGGTACGGCGGATGATGTTATTCCAGATAATATACGAGTGGGAGTTATCCATTTAAGTACTGAATCCGGCGGCGGTTCAAATCCGGTTAATCAAGCGCTGGATACATTTGTGAATTCCCCGGCGGTAGCTGAGATGATCAAGGTGCAGAACCTTAAGACAGAAGAAGAGGCTGTCCATTTGCTGCGTACCGATAAACTCGACTTTGCTGTAATGATTCCTGCTGATTTTGAGCAGAAGGTGATGATGGGAAAAGAGGCCAGGTTACAGTGGATACGAGGAAAGGATAATACGCTTAATACCTTGGGTGAAACGTTGTTCACACGATTTACGGATGAATGGAACCGACAGATGGCGATGACCAAAGTGCTTGGTCCGGAAGTGATAGCTGCCACGGCCTTTTCTTCGGAGTCTGGTGCGGCAAGTACCACTTCCATAACTGTCACCAATCCCGGAAAAACAGGCACAACCTATAGCGCTTCTCAATATTATGCCGCATCCATGCTGGCCATGTTCATGTTGTACTCGGGTATGACCACAAGTACCAGCCTTTTTGGAGAGCGGGATAACCGAACGTTGATCCGCCTTCAGGCTGCCCGATAG
- a CDS encoding ABC transporter permease produces the protein MIHELAGKEEYLLKPMTNEAEVKEAIAQQKGTSGIIIPKRYTEDLLQGKATEIQLVELRISEASYTLRAAVEGLTSGLQQSASAVKVATGPESSETDKQSGKEKQFEQLLQEIGKHQVAGEVNALQIYPKPGLNNVTGFTIMFMMGLLTSAVAVIMEDRRKRTMARVYTAPVRAYEIALGNFLGSFVIGMIQIVIVLGVSRWLIHYDAGIPFGIHFIILAAFMLVSMGLASTVAGLIRNPKNANMLNSLVIMPTCMIGGCFWPISFMPDYMQKLANFVPQRWVIQAVETISAGGTLSDITLPLLILFGMAAILLTVGSAILRPSQPGVEA, from the coding sequence ATGATTCATGAACTTGCTGGCAAAGAGGAGTACCTGCTCAAGCCGATGACGAACGAAGCAGAAGTGAAAGAAGCCATCGCTCAGCAAAAAGGAACTTCTGGCATCATTATTCCGAAGCGGTATACGGAAGATCTCTTACAAGGCAAGGCAACCGAAATTCAACTGGTGGAGCTGCGGATCAGCGAAGCTTCCTACACACTGCGAGCAGCAGTTGAAGGTTTGACGAGCGGATTGCAACAGTCTGCTTCAGCTGTTAAGGTGGCGACAGGTCCTGAATCAAGTGAGACTGATAAACAATCGGGTAAAGAGAAGCAATTTGAACAGCTTTTACAGGAAATAGGTAAACATCAGGTCGCTGGTGAAGTCAATGCTCTGCAGATCTATCCCAAGCCAGGTCTCAACAATGTGACTGGATTTACGATCATGTTCATGATGGGTCTGCTGACCAGTGCAGTGGCTGTGATTATGGAAGATCGCAGGAAACGTACCATGGCCAGAGTGTATACGGCACCTGTCCGTGCCTATGAGATTGCGCTTGGTAATTTCCTGGGCAGCTTTGTCATTGGCATGATTCAGATTGTGATCGTACTGGGAGTCAGCAGGTGGCTGATTCATTATGATGCCGGTATTCCTTTTGGCATTCATTTCATCATCTTGGCAGCATTCATGCTGGTCTCCATGGGACTCGCAAGTACCGTGGCCGGATTAATCCGTAACCCGAAGAATGCGAATATGCTCAATTCGCTTGTCATTATGCCAACCTGCATGATAGGTGGTTGTTTCTGGCCAATCTCGTTCATGCCGGACTATATGCAGAAGCTTGCCAACTTTGTTCCGCAGAGATGGGTGATTCAGGCGGTGGAGACAATCTCCGCTGGCGGTACGTTATCAGATATTACACTGCCACTATTGATTTTGTTTGGTATGGCTGCCATTTTGCTGACTGTAGGCTCCGCAATTCTGCGTCCTAGCCAGCCAGGAGTAGAGGCATAA
- a CDS encoding flagellar motor protein MotB has translation MSRRSKRRGKRETVDHRDRWMITYADLITLLLIFFVIMYAMSNLDSGKYDVVTQSLQNTFNSSDSILELGEGLGEKPGQTITETPPAGIQGEDSSKGEGNASDSGTATPDDDNKPLTEREEQFRSQEQELQNLFNVITQYIEDNKLENQIFVADKPQGLSITLSDRFLFDQGQAALKDGAAPTLSKLASLFRDLNTVVSIEGHTDNVPVGANSAYTDNWQLSGERALSVLRFFLDTEKLDPDGFQYAGYADTRPTGDNTTAAGRQKNRRVEITVLRQLQP, from the coding sequence ATGAGTCGGCGCAGTAAGCGGCGCGGAAAACGTGAAACAGTTGATCATCGGGATCGCTGGATGATTACTTATGCCGATCTCATCACTTTGCTTTTGATCTTTTTTGTCATCATGTATGCCATGAGCAATCTGGATTCCGGTAAATATGATGTCGTTACCCAATCGTTACAAAATACATTCAATTCCTCCGACTCGATCCTTGAGCTGGGTGAGGGACTTGGTGAGAAACCCGGACAAACGATTACAGAAACGCCACCAGCCGGGATTCAAGGGGAAGATTCTTCAAAAGGTGAAGGAAACGCCTCCGATTCTGGGACTGCAACGCCAGATGATGACAACAAACCCCTCACAGAACGAGAAGAACAGTTCAGATCACAGGAGCAGGAATTGCAAAATCTGTTCAATGTGATTACCCAATATATCGAGGATAATAAACTGGAAAATCAGATTTTTGTTGCGGACAAGCCGCAGGGTCTATCCATTACACTCAGTGACCGCTTTCTGTTTGACCAGGGACAGGCCGCCCTAAAGGACGGTGCAGCGCCAACACTCAGTAAACTTGCCAGCCTGTTCCGTGACCTGAATACCGTTGTCAGCATTGAGGGTCATACCGATAATGTTCCTGTCGGAGCCAACTCCGCCTATACCGATAACTGGCAGCTTTCCGGGGAACGTGCACTGTCTGTATTGCGATTTTTTTTGGATACAGAGAAGCTTGACCCCGACGGATTCCAGTATGCCGGGTATGCGGATACTCGCCCAACGGGTGACAACACCACAGCAGCCGGAAGACAAAAGAACCGTCGGGTCGAAATAACGGTCCTGCGTCAACTACAACCCTAA
- a CDS encoding flagellar motor protein — MDIATLIGIIAGIAAVISGFLWEGGQLSGLLQKTAALIVFGGTIAAVVASFPAHRLRTIPAALRMAFGRHNNDSDLWVEELVEMSSVARRSGVLALERKVMDHPHPFLQDGIQMVVDGTDQDVVRQILEMEIDSIEQKHEGYAKIFESAGGYAPTMGIIGTVMGLIQVLGSLTDPTGLGPAIAVAFTATLYGVASANLIFLPIASKIKSRGADEVQTMEMLLEGVLAIQNGENPQLVRKRLESFTLTHRQHIRPLVKEGLDESAQ; from the coding sequence ATGGATATTGCGACACTTATCGGTATTATTGCCGGAATTGCCGCAGTCATTAGCGGTTTTTTGTGGGAAGGCGGCCAATTGTCCGGTCTCCTGCAAAAAACGGCTGCTTTAATTGTATTCGGTGGAACGATTGCTGCTGTGGTTGCAAGTTTCCCGGCTCATCGTCTGCGTACGATTCCAGCTGCCCTGCGCATGGCTTTTGGACGTCACAATAATGACTCAGACTTATGGGTTGAAGAATTGGTCGAGATGTCTTCGGTCGCACGCCGCTCAGGTGTGCTTGCATTGGAACGCAAGGTTATGGATCATCCGCACCCATTTTTGCAAGACGGTATTCAGATGGTTGTCGATGGTACGGATCAGGATGTGGTTCGTCAAATCCTCGAGATGGAGATTGACTCTATTGAACAAAAACATGAGGGCTATGCCAAGATTTTCGAATCTGCTGGCGGTTACGCCCCAACCATGGGAATCATCGGAACCGTGATGGGACTCATTCAGGTCCTCGGCAGTTTGACCGATCCCACAGGACTCGGACCTGCCATTGCTGTTGCCTTTACCGCAACCCTGTATGGGGTCGCCAGTGCCAATCTTATCTTTTTGCCCATCGCCTCCAAGATCAAATCCAGAGGTGCCGACGAAGTGCAGACGATGGAAATGCTTCTTGAAGGTGTACTTGCCATTCAGAACGGTGAGAATCCCCAACTTGTACGCAAAAGACTGGAGTCTTTCACCCTTACGCATCGTCAGCATATACGCCCTCTAGTGAAGGAGGGATTGGATGAGTCGGCGCAGTAA